A single window of Cetobacterium sp. 8H DNA harbors:
- a CDS encoding aminopeptidase, with protein MLLKKENGWKNEAVVEKKEIFKFCEEYKRSLDLGKTEREYVKYGLSLAKSHGFVCASTKETLEAGDKVYYVNREKNIVLAVIGQEDITKGINYVVSHIDSPRIDLKQNPLYEELELAYMKTHYYGGIKKYQWASIPLSLHGIVILSNGEKKEIIIGERDEDPVFTIPDLLPHLAAKYQGERKTGEVIKGEELQIIVGTIPTTLKDDSIKEMVKYSVLEELNKAYGMIEEDFISAELQLVPAFKAKDVGLDRSLIGAYGQDDRICGYTSLKAIIDIEGIPVKTAVCFLADKEETGSNGSTGLQSNYLEYFTADLISKRKLNYSDLDLRRTLWNSNALSSDVNAAVDPLFKGVHDCQNAAKLNYGIVVTKFTGSRGKSGTNDADAEYVWSIRNLLNTAGIIWQTGELGKVDEGGGGTVAKFLAEVGIKTIDVGPALLAMHSPFEVSSKLDIYETYRTYKVFFEKMN; from the coding sequence ATGTTATTAAAAAAAGAAAACGGTTGGAAAAATGAAGCGGTAGTAGAAAAAAAGGAAATCTTTAAATTTTGTGAAGAATACAAAAGATCTTTAGATTTAGGAAAAACTGAGAGAGAATATGTTAAGTATGGTCTTTCTTTAGCAAAATCACATGGATTTGTTTGTGCTAGCACAAAAGAAACTTTAGAGGCTGGGGACAAGGTTTATTATGTAAATAGAGAAAAAAATATAGTTTTAGCTGTTATTGGACAAGAGGATATAACAAAGGGAATAAACTATGTAGTTTCTCATATAGACTCACCAAGAATAGATTTAAAACAAAATCCATTGTATGAAGAGTTAGAACTTGCATATATGAAAACGCACTATTATGGTGGAATAAAAAAATATCAATGGGCTTCAATTCCTTTATCTCTACATGGAATAGTTATATTATCTAATGGAGAGAAAAAAGAGATAATTATAGGAGAAAGAGACGAAGATCCAGTATTTACTATACCTGATTTATTACCTCACTTAGCTGCAAAGTATCAAGGAGAAAGAAAAACTGGTGAAGTTATAAAAGGAGAAGAGCTACAAATTATTGTAGGAACTATACCAACAACATTAAAAGATGACAGTATAAAAGAGATGGTAAAATATTCAGTTTTAGAAGAGTTAAATAAAGCTTATGGAATGATTGAAGAAGACTTTATATCTGCAGAATTACAGCTTGTTCCAGCATTTAAAGCTAAAGATGTTGGACTTGATAGATCTTTAATTGGAGCTTATGGTCAAGATGATAGAATTTGTGGATATACATCATTAAAAGCAATTATAGATATAGAAGGAATTCCTGTAAAGACAGCAGTTTGTTTCTTAGCAGACAAAGAGGAAACTGGTTCTAATGGATCTACAGGATTACAATCAAACTATTTGGAGTATTTTACAGCGGATTTAATAAGTAAGAGAAAGTTAAACTATTCAGATTTAGATTTGAGAAGAACTCTTTGGAATTCAAATGCGTTGTCATCAGATGTAAATGCAGCGGTAGACCCATTATTTAAAGGAGTACACGACTGTCAAAATGCAGCTAAGTTAAATTATGGAATAGTTGTAACAAAATTTACAGGATCGAGAGGAAAGAGTGGAACTAACGATGCTGATGCAGAATATGTATGGAGCATTAGGAACCTATTAAATACTGCAGGAATTATTTGGCAAACAGGTGAATTAGGAAAAGTAGACGAAGGTGGAGGGGGAACAGTTGCAAAGTTCTTAGCAGAAGTTGGAATAAAAACTATAGATGTAGGACCAGCTTTACTAGCTATGCACTCACCTTTTGAAGTTTCATCAAAATTAGATATATACGAAACATATAGAACATATAAAGTATTTTTTGAAAAAATGAATTAA
- a CDS encoding nitronate monooxygenase family protein — protein sequence MKIGDLNIEVPIIQGGMGIRASMSRLASAVANQGGVGVISGTAISAEELKYEIRRAKELIVKKGGALGVNIMVAASNFAEAVKVSIDEKVDMIICGAGFSRDIFDTVKDTGVKLVPIVSSLKLAKIAEKLGADAIVVEGGNAGGHLGTDKDSWDIVEEIVKGVSIPVFGAGGVITPEDADRMMSLGVAGIQMGSRFIASEECEVSDEFKQAYINCKEGDVVQIMSSAGLPANAIKSPYVEKVRNEEELTPKDCTSCLKKCNRKFCVRDTLVKAHKGDRENGIFFAGKDAWKIDKVLKVEEIFNLFKESVLKKR from the coding sequence ATGAAAATTGGAGATTTAAATATAGAAGTGCCTATAATTCAGGGTGGAATGGGTATAAGAGCATCAATGTCTAGATTAGCTTCAGCTGTTGCTAATCAAGGAGGAGTTGGTGTTATTTCTGGAACAGCTATTTCTGCTGAAGAGCTGAAATATGAAATTAGAAGAGCAAAAGAATTAATTGTGAAAAAAGGTGGAGCTCTAGGAGTAAATATAATGGTAGCAGCTTCAAATTTTGCTGAAGCAGTTAAAGTTTCTATAGATGAAAAAGTGGATATGATTATATGTGGAGCAGGATTTTCAAGAGATATATTTGATACTGTTAAGGATACGGGTGTAAAATTAGTTCCTATTGTTTCAAGTTTAAAATTAGCAAAAATAGCTGAAAAGCTTGGTGCAGATGCCATTGTAGTAGAAGGTGGAAATGCAGGAGGACACTTAGGAACAGATAAAGATTCTTGGGATATTGTAGAAGAGATTGTAAAAGGTGTATCTATACCAGTATTTGGAGCTGGTGGTGTTATAACTCCAGAAGATGCTGACAGAATGATGTCATTAGGTGTTGCAGGAATACAGATGGGAAGTAGATTTATCGCATCTGAAGAGTGTGAAGTTAGTGATGAATTTAAACAGGCATACATCAATTGTAAAGAGGGAGATGTAGTACAAATAATGAGTTCTGCAGGTCTTCCAGCTAATGCAATAAAGTCTCCATATGTTGAAAAAGTACGAAATGAAGAGGAATTAACTCCAAAAGATTGTACTTCATGTTTAAAAAAATGTAATAGAAAGTTCTGTGTGAGAGATACTCTTGTAAAAGCTCACAAAGGTGACAGAGAAAATGGGATATTCTTTGCAGGTAAAGATGCTTGGAAAATTGATAAAGTTTTAAAAGTTGAAGAGATTTTTAATTTATTTAAAGAAAGTGTATTAAAAAAAAGATAA
- the eutH gene encoding ethanolamine utilization protein EutH has translation MQIIFFVLTFFAIVGALDRCFGNKLGYGEKFQEGICVTGPLVLAMVGILSLTPVISYLAEPFVNVLYNKTGIDPSIYINSFLAADMGGYFLAKDLAIEKDLINFSGLILGSMLGTVVIFTMPVAFGMIDENSKESFSKGVLSGIATIPLGCFVAGVMMKLKISLIVYNLIPVVIFSSLICMGLWFFPEKTCGIFDKFGKVMTGLISIGLILTILETMVGISLIEGLNPIDESMKTVIRIALTLAGAFPFLHFIKIYFGSVLSKFGKLLGIDDDGVAGFMASLVNSIPMFGIFNKMNNQSKIINSAFSVGGAYVFGGQLGFVAGVSPETIAPFIVAKLISGFSAIYLAKIMFIDKKEKNYIAMGNELI, from the coding sequence GTGCAGATTATATTTTTTGTTTTGACATTTTTTGCTATAGTTGGAGCTTTAGATCGATGTTTTGGAAATAAATTAGGATATGGTGAAAAATTTCAAGAAGGAATTTGTGTAACAGGACCTCTAGTTTTAGCAATGGTAGGAATTTTATCTTTAACTCCAGTCATATCATATTTAGCTGAACCGTTTGTTAACGTTTTATACAACAAAACGGGAATTGATCCATCAATATATATCAATTCTTTTTTGGCAGCCGACATGGGTGGTTATTTTTTAGCTAAAGATTTAGCAATTGAGAAAGATTTAATAAACTTTTCAGGATTAATTTTAGGTTCTATGCTGGGGACTGTTGTAATTTTTACAATGCCAGTAGCTTTCGGAATGATTGACGAAAATTCAAAGGAATCATTTTCAAAGGGAGTTCTTAGTGGCATTGCAACCATTCCATTAGGGTGTTTTGTAGCAGGAGTTATGATGAAGTTAAAAATATCTTTAATAGTTTATAATCTAATACCTGTTGTAATTTTTTCAAGTTTAATTTGTATGGGATTGTGGTTTTTTCCAGAAAAAACATGTGGAATTTTTGATAAATTTGGGAAAGTGATGACAGGATTAATTAGTATAGGACTAATTTTGACAATACTAGAAACAATGGTAGGAATAAGTTTGATAGAGGGACTAAATCCTATAGATGAAAGTATGAAAACAGTAATAAGAATAGCATTAACTTTAGCAGGAGCTTTTCCATTTTTACATTTTATAAAAATTTATTTTGGTTCAGTACTATCTAAATTCGGAAAATTATTAGGAATAGATGATGATGGAGTAGCTGGATTTATGGCATCATTAGTAAATAGTATTCCTATGTTTGGAATTTTTAATAAAATGAATAATCAAAGTAAAATAATAAATAGTGCATTTTCAGTAGGAGGAGCTTATGTATTTGGTGGGCAGCTAGGATTTGTAGCGGGTGTGTCTCCAGAAACAATAGCGCCATTTATTGTGGCTAAATTAATTTCAGGATTTAGTGCTATATATTTGGCAAAAATAATGTTTATAGACAAAAAAGAGAAAAATTATATAGCTATGGGAAATGAGCTAATTTAA
- a CDS encoding SPFH domain-containing protein produces the protein MLFVFILILIAIFLIATHIRIVSQSQAFVIERLGAYLTTWDVGLNVLIPFADRIARKVSLKEQVIDFPPQPVITKDNVTMQIDSVVYFQITDPKLYAYGVENPLNAIENLTATTLRNLIGELELDSTLTSRDTINTKMRAILDEATDPWGIKINRVELKNIIPPAEIQDAMEKQMKAERERRESILRAEGQKTAAILVAEGEKESTILRAEARKEAAIREAEGEAEAILSVQKANAEAIKLLKEASPDRNVLALKSMEAFEKVANGQATKIIIPSELQNIVTLSELFHESKNK, from the coding sequence ATGTTATTTGTATTTATATTAATTTTGATCGCTATATTTTTAATTGCAACACATATTAGAATAGTTTCTCAGTCTCAAGCTTTTGTTATTGAAAGATTAGGAGCATACTTAACAACTTGGGATGTTGGTTTAAATGTACTTATTCCTTTTGCTGACAGAATTGCTAGAAAAGTTTCTTTAAAAGAGCAAGTTATTGACTTTCCACCACAACCAGTTATAACAAAAGATAACGTAACTATGCAGATAGATTCTGTTGTTTATTTCCAAATTACGGATCCTAAGCTGTATGCTTACGGCGTTGAAAACCCTTTAAATGCAATTGAGAATTTGACTGCAACAACTCTTAGAAACCTCATTGGAGAACTTGAACTAGATTCTACCTTAACTTCTAGAGATACAATCAATACTAAGATGAGAGCTATATTAGATGAAGCTACTGATCCTTGGGGAATTAAAATAAATAGAGTGGAGTTAAAAAATATTATCCCTCCTGCTGAAATTCAAGATGCTATGGAAAAACAGATGAAAGCCGAAAGAGAAAGAAGAGAATCAATTCTTAGAGCTGAAGGACAAAAAACAGCTGCTATTTTGGTTGCTGAAGGAGAAAAAGAGTCTACAATTCTTAGGGCTGAGGCTAGAAAAGAAGCTGCTATTAGAGAAGCTGAAGGAGAAGCTGAAGCTATTTTAAGCGTTCAAAAAGCTAACGCTGAAGCTATTAAATTACTTAAAGAAGCTTCACCTGATAGAAATGTTTTAGCTTTAAAAAGTATGGAAGCTTTTGAAAAGGTTGCTAATGGACAAGCCACAAAGATTATTATTCCAAGTGAGCTCCAAAATATTGTCACTTTGAGTGAACTTTTCCACGAATCTAAAAATAAATAA
- a CDS encoding NfeD family protein, translating to MLIWFIIGILFLVIEFISFGLISIWFALGAFLTMIFYNYSLVYQFYVFVGSSLLFLILIRKIAVKYFKGNSKELNRINGRIVKIEKIEIRGNTKVYTVYLDGKIWEAISESDLNIGDKALVEKIVGNKLLLIKNS from the coding sequence ATGTTAATTTGGTTTATTATTGGAATTTTGTTTTTAGTTATCGAATTCATATCTTTTGGACTTATTTCTATCTGGTTTGCATTAGGAGCATTTTTAACAATGATTTTTTATAACTATTCTTTAGTTTATCAATTTTATGTATTTGTAGGATCTTCTCTTCTTTTTTTAATTCTAATTAGAAAAATCGCAGTAAAATACTTCAAAGGAAATAGTAAAGAATTAAATCGAATAAATGGACGAATTGTTAAAATTGAAAAAATTGAAATTCGTGGAAATACTAAAGTTTACACAGTCTATTTAGATGGAAAAATTTGGGAAGCTATTTCTGAATCAGATTTAAATATCGGAGATAAGGCTCTTGTTGAAAAAATTGTAGGAAATAAATTACTTTTAATTAAAAATTCATAG
- a CDS encoding DEAD/DEAH box helicase: protein MNFKEFNFKNEIIAQIDAVGYKEATPIQAAAIPAILNGIDILGLAKTGTGKTAAFVLPILEKIATTKGKGKGVRALIIAPTRELAEQINNTILQLGKQIGVKSLAVYGGTSVKKQVDALKTGVDIIVGCPGRILDHINQGNLGLTRLEFLVLDEADHMLDMGFLKDIEKIVKHTPKKKQTLFFSATMPKEIKALAFRVLQKDHQTIEIEYKDPVKLIEHELYHIENDDKKSKLVELLQNPEIESIIIFTNGKHKAKYLSRILEAKGLKSVNFQGNLSQNQRDAALSGFRNGTFNILVATDIAARGLDIPQVTHVINYDLPKTAEAFTHRSGRTGRANKSGIVISFSSSEDKKMLAEIIKTNKTEFVKIHGEESNALPKKTKEIFKQKPKKEFDANKKYKSQSGKSQPNKTQTREKKYK from the coding sequence ATGAACTTTAAAGAATTTAATTTTAAAAATGAAATAATTGCACAAATAGATGCTGTTGGTTATAAAGAAGCTACACCTATACAAGCAGCCGCTATCCCTGCTATATTAAACGGTATCGATATACTTGGTCTTGCTAAAACTGGTACAGGAAAAACTGCAGCCTTTGTTTTACCAATCTTAGAAAAAATAGCTACAACAAAGGGTAAAGGAAAAGGAGTAAGAGCTCTTATTATAGCTCCTACTAGAGAACTTGCAGAACAAATTAACAATACAATACTACAACTTGGTAAACAAATTGGGGTTAAAAGCTTAGCTGTTTATGGAGGTACATCTGTAAAAAAGCAAGTTGATGCTCTAAAAACTGGAGTAGATATTATTGTTGGATGTCCAGGTAGAATCTTAGATCATATTAACCAAGGAAATCTAGGCCTTACTAGACTAGAATTTCTTGTTTTAGATGAAGCTGATCATATGTTAGATATGGGATTCCTAAAAGATATTGAAAAAATTGTTAAGCATACACCTAAAAAGAAACAAACACTTTTCTTTTCTGCTACAATGCCAAAAGAAATTAAAGCTCTAGCTTTTAGAGTATTACAAAAAGATCACCAAACTATTGAAATAGAATATAAAGATCCTGTTAAATTAATTGAACACGAGTTATACCATATTGAAAATGATGATAAAAAATCTAAACTTGTAGAACTTTTACAAAATCCTGAAATAGAATCAATTATTATTTTTACAAATGGAAAACATAAAGCTAAATACCTTAGTAGAATTCTAGAAGCTAAAGGTTTAAAATCTGTTAACTTCCAAGGAAATTTATCACAAAATCAAAGAGATGCCGCTTTATCAGGATTTAGAAATGGTACTTTTAACATTCTAGTTGCCACTGATATTGCTGCAAGAGGTCTTGATATTCCTCAAGTTACACATGTTATAAACTATGACTTACCTAAAACTGCAGAAGCTTTTACACATAGAAGTGGAAGAACTGGAAGAGCAAACAAAAGTGGTATTGTTATATCATTCTCTTCATCAGAAGATAAAAAAATGTTAGCTGAAATTATAAAGACTAACAAAACTGAATTTGTTAAAATCCATGGGGAAGAAAGTAATGCTCTTCCTAAAAAAACTAAAGAAATTTTTAAACAAAAACCTAAAAAAGAATTTGATGCGAATAAAAAATATAAATCTCAATCTGGTAAAAGTCAACCTAATAAAACTCAAACTAGAGAAAAAAAATATAAATAA
- the mscL gene encoding large-conductance mechanosensitive channel protein MscL — protein MMFFKEFKEFAVKGNAIDLAVGVIIGGAFGKIVSSIVNDVIMPIIGIFIGGINFSSLKFVIKPASPGVTELSIKYGNFIQSVVDFTIIAFCIFIFVKMINKMRKKDETPPAPLAPTKEEILLTEIRDLLSKK, from the coding sequence ATTATGTTTTTTAAAGAGTTTAAAGAGTTTGCTGTTAAAGGTAATGCCATCGATCTTGCTGTAGGAGTTATTATTGGTGGTGCATTTGGAAAAATTGTAAGTTCAATTGTTAATGATGTCATTATGCCAATTATTGGAATATTTATTGGTGGCATAAATTTTTCTAGTTTAAAATTTGTTATAAAGCCCGCATCTCCTGGTGTTACTGAGTTATCTATAAAATATGGAAACTTTATACAATCCGTTGTTGATTTTACTATAATTGCTTTTTGTATATTTATTTTTGTAAAAATGATTAATAAAATGAGAAAAAAAGATGAAACTCCACCCGCTCCACTCGCTCCAACTAAAGAAGAAATTCTACTTACTGAAATAAGAGATCTTCTTTCTAAAAAATGA
- a CDS encoding MATE family efflux transporter, with protein MKFDLEKDSISKLFFNFSFPAVVGMLISAFYVIVDGIFIGRGIGGDGLAAINIAYPVITLAISLSLMFGIGGATVISIKQAEGDILEVNKYFTHMVMLNVFSYLIITTFVLLFQNKIIVFLGSSSNLFQLVKQYMIPGIIFSIFFMLSISLNAVVRNDNSPNYAMLSMGIGAVTNVLLDALFIIKFNWGMTGAAYATGIAQMASAIFLFAYFFKKDSKIKLIKTSFDPKILKRILLNGFPSFILEFAVAIITILFNSTLMTLTGEIGVAAFSIIAYIFYVFRMIFNGLAQGIQPIVSYNFGAKKWARVKATLILGHKISLLVSIFILILVYFEGSIIVELFNGNLELVKLATRGLIIYSSAMIFLGANFINISFLQSMEEATFANLLSVGRSLVFITIGIFTLPTFIGVDGVWFSLPFADFMTFLTGIFLGIKNKNKIIK; from the coding sequence TTGAAATTTGACTTGGAAAAAGATTCTATAAGTAAACTATTTTTTAACTTTTCTTTTCCAGCTGTAGTTGGAATGCTTATATCAGCCTTCTATGTTATAGTTGATGGTATTTTTATTGGTAGAGGTATTGGTGGTGATGGATTGGCAGCAATTAATATTGCTTATCCTGTTATAACACTAGCTATATCTTTAAGCTTGATGTTTGGAATTGGTGGTGCAACTGTCATTTCTATTAAACAAGCTGAAGGAGATATTCTCGAAGTTAATAAATACTTTACTCATATGGTTATGCTAAATGTTTTTTCATACTTAATAATCACTACTTTTGTTCTTCTTTTTCAAAATAAAATTATAGTTTTTTTAGGAAGCAGTTCCAATTTATTTCAATTAGTTAAACAATACATGATTCCAGGAATTATATTCAGTATATTTTTTATGCTTTCTATTTCTCTAAATGCGGTTGTCAGAAATGATAATAGTCCTAATTATGCTATGCTTTCTATGGGTATTGGAGCCGTTACAAATGTACTTTTAGATGCACTATTTATAATTAAATTTAATTGGGGGATGACTGGAGCGGCTTATGCTACTGGAATTGCCCAAATGGCATCAGCTATTTTTTTATTTGCCTATTTTTTTAAAAAAGATTCAAAAATTAAGCTTATTAAAACTAGTTTTGATCCTAAAATTTTAAAAAGAATTCTTTTAAATGGTTTTCCATCTTTTATTTTAGAGTTTGCCGTTGCAATTATAACCATTCTCTTTAACTCTACACTGATGACTTTAACCGGTGAAATAGGCGTTGCAGCATTTAGTATTATAGCTTATATTTTTTATGTATTTAGAATGATTTTCAATGGATTAGCACAGGGGATTCAACCCATTGTCAGTTATAATTTTGGAGCTAAAAAATGGGCTCGTGTTAAGGCCACTCTTATCTTAGGACATAAAATATCACTACTCGTTTCTATATTTATTTTGATTCTTGTGTATTTTGAGGGATCAATCATTGTAGAGCTTTTTAATGGAAATCTAGAATTAGTTAAACTTGCAACAAGAGGTCTAATTATATATTCTTCTGCTATGATTTTTTTAGGAGCAAATTTTATAAACATCTCTTTTTTACAATCTATGGAAGAAGCTACTTTTGCAAATCTCTTATCGGTAGGAAGAAGTCTAGTATTTATTACAATAGGCATTTTTACTCTTCCAACTTTTATAGGTGTTGATGGAGTATGGTTTTCACTACCTTTTGCTGATTTTATGACTTTTTTAACTGGTATATTTTTAGGAATTAAAAATAAAAATAAAATCATAAAATAA
- a CDS encoding ThiF family adenylyltransferase, translated as MEDRYLRNLKTLSLDEQDSLKYKKVLVVGAGGLGGDIIDGLARFGVGFIRIVDFDRFDITNLNRQLLCSEKVIGFFKADIAKKHVQNINSSISIEAFFTKINKENISCFFENIDLVIDCTDDIKVKLLLEEWAQKLNTLLISASIGGWYGQIATVFPKHPLLKIIYSNHKIGIEKTLGNPRFTVSFVASMQLCLAIKGLLNKLDFKLGFFYIDLNNFEIQWIDIVI; from the coding sequence ATGGAGGACCGTTATTTAAGAAACTTAAAAACTTTAAGTTTAGATGAACAAGATTCGTTGAAATATAAAAAAGTTTTAGTTGTTGGTGCTGGTGGATTAGGAGGAGATATTATTGATGGTTTAGCTAGATTTGGTGTTGGATTTATTCGTATTGTTGATTTTGATAGATTTGATATTACGAATTTAAACAGACAACTGCTATGTTCAGAAAAAGTCATTGGCTTTTTTAAAGCTGATATCGCTAAAAAACATGTACAAAATATTAATTCTTCTATTTCTATAGAAGCATTCTTCACTAAAATTAATAAAGAGAATATCTCATGTTTTTTTGAAAATATAGATTTAGTTATAGACTGTACCGATGATATAAAAGTTAAACTTCTTTTAGAAGAATGGGCACAAAAGCTAAACACTTTACTTATTTCAGCTTCTATTGGTGGATGGTACGGGCAAATTGCTACAGTTTTTCCCAAACATCCACTATTAAAAATTATTTATTCTAATCACAAAATAGGAATTGAAAAAACACTTGGAAACCCTCGATTTACAGTTTCATTTGTTGCTTCAATGCAACTATGCTTAGCTATTAAAGGGCTCTTAAATAAGCTTGACTTTAAATTAGGGTTTTTTTATATCGATCTCAATAATTTCGAAATACAATGGATTGATATAGTAATTTAA
- a CDS encoding MoaD/ThiS family protein: MIEVRLFATLREGRGKIVKLDFKTNFNGIQLLEDLKIPQEQVSIFLINGHHQSFEKLLSDEDIVSIFPPVGGG, translated from the coding sequence ATGATAGAAGTTAGACTTTTTGCTACCTTAAGAGAAGGCAGAGGAAAAATTGTAAAATTAGATTTCAAAACTAATTTTAATGGAATACAGCTTCTTGAAGACCTTAAAATTCCACAAGAACAAGTTTCTATATTTCTTATTAATGGGCATCACCAATCTTTTGAAAAATTACTTTCTGATGAAGATATTGTATCTATTTTTCCTCCTGTTGGTGGTGGATAA
- a CDS encoding aldehyde ferredoxin oxidoreductase family protein → METTSYNGKLLRINLTNSQITSESLNLDLAKKFIGARGLGTKILMDEINPTIDPLSDDNKLIIMTGALTGAAVPTGGRYVVVTKSPLTGMIACSNSGGEWGAKLKYAGFDGIIFEGKAQSPVYLSICDEKVELKPAEALWGKTSSETEEILKAEYEKSSVLNIGPGGENKSLMAAIMNDADRAAGRSGVGAVMGSKNLKAIVVQASRNNIPVTDSEAMRKEMLIAMKKIKEDGVTGTGLPTYGTAVLVNIINETGSFPTDNWQGSYDENAEIISGETLAEKYLKGTYHCHRCPIGCGRVVEREGKNIGGPEYETLWAYGGNCGVHDIPTINEANFWCNELGIDSISVPCTIASAMELYQKGYISEEECDGVPLTFGSKEAVVEWTKRIGLSQGKLGALMAKGSQRLCDAYGHPEFSMSVKKQELPAYDARGIQGIGLNYATSNRGGCHVRGYMISPEILAHPELLDRTKTEDKATWTKIFQDLTAVIDSMGMCLFTSFALGADDYANFLNAGTGTTHTVDSLLEAGERIYNLERIFNKKAGMKAEDDSLPKRLTEDSIVDGPSQGQKNHLNIMLPEYYAARGWVNAFPTEETLIRLGLEENDRS, encoded by the coding sequence ATGGAAACAACTTCATACAATGGAAAATTATTAAGAATCAATTTAACTAACAGTCAAATTACAAGTGAATCTTTAAATTTAGATTTAGCTAAAAAATTTATTGGTGCCCGTGGACTTGGAACTAAAATTCTTATGGATGAAATTAATCCTACAATTGATCCTCTTTCGGATGATAATAAACTTATTATTATGACTGGTGCTCTTACTGGAGCCGCTGTTCCGACAGGTGGAAGATATGTTGTTGTTACTAAATCGCCTCTTACCGGTATGATTGCTTGTTCAAACTCAGGTGGAGAATGGGGAGCAAAACTAAAATATGCTGGATTTGATGGTATTATATTTGAAGGTAAGGCTCAATCGCCTGTTTATCTTTCAATTTGTGATGAAAAAGTTGAGTTAAAACCCGCCGAGGCTCTATGGGGTAAAACTAGTAGTGAAACCGAAGAAATTTTAAAGGCAGAATATGAAAAATCATCTGTTTTAAATATTGGTCCCGGTGGAGAAAACAAATCTCTTATGGCTGCTATTATGAACGATGCTGATCGTGCTGCAGGACGTTCTGGTGTTGGGGCTGTTATGGGATCGAAAAATTTAAAAGCGATTGTGGTACAGGCTTCAAGAAATAATATTCCTGTTACTGATTCTGAAGCTATGAGAAAAGAGATGCTGATTGCTATGAAAAAAATTAAAGAGGATGGAGTTACTGGAACAGGTCTGCCTACATATGGAACTGCAGTACTTGTTAATATAATAAATGAAACTGGAAGCTTTCCTACAGATAACTGGCAAGGATCTTATGACGAAAATGCTGAGATTATAAGTGGAGAAACTTTAGCTGAAAAATATTTAAAAGGAACATACCATTGTCACAGATGTCCTATCGGTTGTGGTAGAGTTGTTGAAAGAGAAGGAAAGAATATTGGTGGACCAGAGTATGAAACTCTTTGGGCTTATGGTGGAAACTGTGGAGTTCACGATATTCCTACAATCAATGAAGCGAACTTTTGGTGTAATGAACTTGGAATAGACTCAATCTCTGTCCCTTGTACTATTGCATCTGCTATGGAACTATATCAAAAAGGATATATCTCTGAAGAAGAGTGTGATGGTGTCCCTTTAACATTTGGTAGTAAAGAAGCTGTTGTTGAGTGGACTAAGAGAATAGGACTGTCACAAGGAAAACTTGGAGCACTAATGGCTAAAGGTTCTCAAAGGTTGTGCGATGCTTATGGCCATCCTGAATTTTCAATGTCTGTTAAAAAGCAAGAGCTTCCTGCATATGATGCAAGAGGAATTCAAGGTATTGGCTTAAACTATGCTACAAGTAATCGTGGTGGATGCCATGTTAGAGGATATATGATATCTCCTGAAATTCTTGCTCACCCAGAGCTTTTAGATCGAACTAAAACTGAAGATAAAGCGACTTGGACAAAAATTTTCCAAGACTTAACTGCTGTTATTGATTCAATGGGAATGTGTTTATTCACTTCTTTTGCGCTTGGGGCAGATGACTATGCTAATTTTTTAAATGCTGGAACTGGAACAACTCATACTGTTGACTCTCTTTTAGAAGCTGGAGAACGTATCTATAATTTAGAAAGAATATTTAATAAAAAGGCCGGAATGAAGGCAGAAGATGATAGCCTTCCAAAACGTTTAACTGAAGATTCAATTGTTGATGGACCTTCTCAAGGACAAAAAAACCACTTAAACATTATGCTTCCAGAGTACTATGCTGCTCGTGGTTGGGTAAATGCTTTTCCAACAGAAGAAACACTTATAAGATTAGGACTTGAGGAAAATGATAGAAGTTAG